The Quercus robur chromosome 7, dhQueRobu3.1, whole genome shotgun sequence genome has a segment encoding these proteins:
- the LOC126691378 gene encoding uncharacterized protein LOC126691378, with product MDFHHDIDFIFPNDEPPFDSSSDDDEMELTLAIAIEELKNERASTSRRRSVQPRRFIWRNPFQGHDRLFHDYFAETPVYPPNLFRRRFQMSCSLFLRIHSRVEATEPYFVQKRNAANTLGLSSLQKMTAAIKMLAYGVSADFMDEYIRIGETTAIKSLKKIVKAVVSIFSKEYLRSPNNNDIARLLAVGQHRGFPGMLGSIDCMHWKWKNCPSKWKGQYIGHTRDPTIILEIMASYDLWIWHAFFGLLGSHNDINVLERSSVFSELAEGRAPPVNYSINGNNYSMGYYLADGIYLSWATFVKTIPAPQDRKRQHFASAQEGIRKDVERAFGVLQVRFAIVRGPTRFFHLETLKDIMMACIILHNMIVENERHTYLGANDFDYDQINDNGLEPVSHNPTCNLMQFIERHNSI from the coding sequence aTGGATTTCCATCATgacattgattttatttttccaaatgatGAGCCTCCATTTGACTcatcttctgatgatgatgagatgGAACTTACTCTAGCTATTGCCATAGAAGAATTAAAGAATGAAAGAGCATCAACATCACGTCGTCGTTCTGTTCAACCTCGCAGGTTTATCTGGCGTAATCCTTTTCAAGGTCATGATAGGCTTTTCCATGattattttgctgaaacacCAGTGTATCCTCCTAATTTATTTCGAAGGAGGTTTCAAATGAGTTGTTCTCTTTTTCTACGTATCCATTCAAGAGTTGAAGCTACTGAACCATActttgttcaaaaaagaaatgcgGCTAACACACTCGGGTTGTCTTCCCTTCAAAAGATGACCGCTGCAATCAAAATGCTTGCTTATGGAGTGTCGGCTGATTTCATGGATGAATACATAAGGATTGGAGAAACCACTGCaataaaaagcttaaaaaaaattgttaaagcGGTAGTTTCAATCTTTTCTAAAGAGTACTTGAGGTCACCAAACAACAATGACATTGCAAGGTTGTTAGCAGTTGGCCAACATCGTGGATTTCCAGGAATGCTAGGGAGCATCGACTGCATGCATTGGAAATGGAAGAATTGTCCAAGTAAGTGGAAAGGTCAATATATTGGTCATACACGTGATCCAACAATAATTTTGGAAATCATGGCGTCGTATGACCTTTGGATATGGCATGCATTTTTTGGGTTACTGGGGTCTCACAATGACATCAATGTCCTAGAGCGGTCTTCTGTATTTTCTGAGCTTGCTGAAGGGCGTGCTCCTCCGGTTAATTACTCGATAAATGGTAATAACTATTCGATGGGGTACTATCTTGCAGATGGTATATATCTATCATGGGCAACATTTGTCAAAACAATTCCAGCACCACAAGACCGTAAAAGACAACATTTTGCTTCCGCACAAGAGGGTATCAGGAAGGATGTCGAACGTGCATTTGGAGTACTTCAAGTGCGATTTGCAATTGTGCGTGGGCCTACACGTTTTTTCCACCTTGAAACGCTTAAGGACATTATGATGGCATGTATAATATTGCATAATATGATCGTTGAAAATGAGCGACATACTTACCTTGGAGCAAATGACTTTGATTATGATCAAATCAACGATAATGGACTCGAACCGGTGTCACATAATCCCACTTGTAACCTTATGCAGTTCATTGAACGTCATAATTCCATTTGA